The window GCCTCCTCGGGGCCGTCGACCCGGTAGTGGCCGGCGTCGCGGAGCCGCCGCTCGATCTCGCGGCTCTCCCCGCGGTTAGACGTACAGCCGTAGGTTTCGATGTGGTACCGGGCCATTCTTTCCGTTCGTGTATCTCCCCGTCGGGCCCGGGCGGGCAAAAGCGCGACGGATCGGAGCGCCGGAGGCGCGGACGGGAGGGCCGTCAGCGATCGACCGTCCCGAGCACCGACCGATACCGTCGCCCGGCCTCGTCCTCGGCCGTCAGCGCCGCGTGGATCGTCGGTGAGATCCACTTCCGGTCCGCGTCTCGCCCGGCATCCTCGGCCGGAACGCCGTCGAACGCTGGCGAACGGAGGTCCGGCGGCAGGAACCGCTCGTAGACCGGTAGCCGCTCCCGGAGCGGCAGCCCCGCGTCCTCGGCGATCGCCTCGAGTTCCCGGAGGGCGGGCCACTCGTAGTCGGGGTTGACGTGGTCGTCGGTGACCGGCGAAACGCCGCCGAGGTCGTCGACGCCACAGTCGATCAGTTCGCGCGCGTCGGTGAGGTTTGGCGGAACCTGGACCGACACCTCCTCCGGAAGCGCGGCACGGGCCATCGCCGTCACCCGTCGCATCGTCTCGAGGTCGGGCGTGTCGCCGGACCAGCGGTCGTTCTCACGAACGGGCTGGACGATCACTTCCTGGACGTGGTCGTACCGCTCGTGTAACTCCCGGATCGCCAGCAGGCTCTCGGCGCGGTCCCGCCAGTCCTCGCCGATCCCGACGAGGATCCCGGTGGTGAAGGCAACGTCGAGTTCCCCCGCCGTTCGGATCGTCCGGAGCCGCTGGCCCGGTTCCTTCCGGCGCGGGCCCGCGTGGGCGTCGACGTCCGCCGTCGTCTCGAGCATCACGCCCATGCTGGCGTTGACGTCTGCAACCTCCGCCATCTGGTCACGGGTCTGGTCGCCCGGGTTCGCGTGGGGGAGCAGCCCCTCCTCGAGGGCGACCTCGCAGGCCTCTCGGAGATAGGTGTGGATCGAGTCGTGGCCCCACTCGGCGAGTTGATCGTGGATCCCGTCGTAGCGGTCGTCGGGGTCGTCGCCGAACGTGAAAAGCGCCTCCGTACAGCCCGCGTCGGCACCCCGCTGGCAGATCTCGCGGACCTCCTCGAGCGAGAGCAGCGAGGCCTCCCCCGGCGGATCGAAGTACGTACAGTACGTACAGGTGTACCGACACGCCGTCGTCAGCGGGACGAAGACGTTGCGAGCGAAGGTCAGCGACGACGCCCCATCGACGTCGCCGGGTGCGACCTCGAGCAGTTCGTCGACCGCGGCGTCGTCGACCGTCACGTCGACGCCGTACTCGCTGGCCCCGGGGATCATCGTCTCGGTGTGTCGTCGCCCGCTATATAAGGGCTTGTAGTTCGGACGATCGATAGACATCGTCGGTTCGATCGATCGTATCCCGGGGCCTCCCGGCAAGTACGCTCGGATTACTGGGATCGGCCCTAACCAGTTTGTGATCGTGTTTATTCGTTGACGATCCATGGTTACTACGTGTCATGATTGAAGCTGCCACTGTAGACATCGCAGCGGTCGCACAGCTACACTCCCCCATCACCTCGCCGCTCCAGATGACCCAGCCGGAGGTTTACGAATCGATCCAGAACGACCAGGCGTTGAACGCGTCCTTCTGGGTCAACATCGCCCTGGCTGGCCTGGTGACGCTGCTTTTCGTCTACATGGGGCGCAATCTCGAGGACCCGCGGGCCAAGTTGATCTGGGTCGCCACCCTGATGGTGCCGCTCGTCTCCATCTCGAGTTATACCGGGCTCGCGTCCGGACTCACGGTGAGTTTCCTCGAGATGCCGGCCGGACACGCGCTCGCGGGTGACGAAGTGTTGACGATGTGGGGTCGGTATCTGACGTGGACGTTCTCGACGCCGATGATCCTGCTCGCGCTGGGGATGCTCGCCGGGACGAACCTGACGAAACTGTTCACCGCGATCACCGCGGACATCGCGATGTGTGTGACCGGGCTCGCCGCCGCGATGACGACCTCGTCGTACGCGCTGCGGTGGTTCTGGTACTTCATCAGTTGCACGTTCTTCCTCGTCGTGCTGTACGTCCTGCTGGCGGAGTGGCCGCGCGACGCCGAAGCGGCGGGGACCGACGAGATTTTCGGTCTCCTGCGTAACCTCACCGTCGTGCTGTGGCTCGGGTACCCGATCTTCTGGGCGCTCGGCGCCGAGGGGCTCGCCGTCCTCGACGTCGCGATCACGTCGTGGGCCTACAGCATCCTCGACATCGGCGCGAAGTACATCTTCGCGTACCTGCTACTGAACTGGATCGCCACCAACGAGCGCGTCATCGCCCAGCAGCCCGCCGGTATCGGTACCGGCGTGGAACCCGAACCCGGGACCGGAACCCCGGCGGAAGACTGACCAACCGTCGCCGACGCGCTTTTTCGAGACCCACCGGCGGAGACAGATCCGTGCACTCGTCGGGGTATCGGGTTCCGAAAGGTTGATACTGAGAACCGGCTTTTCGGCGGTCGACGGATGGACGAGGACAAGTACACGCGGCTCGTTCTCGAGGGTTCCGAGTACGAGTTGCTCCGGGCGCGCCGGGGGATGTTCAGCAGGTGGTCCATCCCCCAGAAGATTCGGGGATGTAGCTTCCTCCTGTTTGCCGCCTCGGCCATGTTCCCCATCATGTTCTCGCTTCCCGGGGCAGTCCAGGAGCGGTACCTCGGCGTCGACATCGCGGCTACTCGGGTCGGCTTTACTGTGCTTACTCTGCTCAGCGTCGGGTGTCTCGTCGGCTCGAGCGTCGGCCTCGCCATCCTCGCCGGCTACCGGGATCGGCTGGACGACATCTCCGAGCGCCAGGCCTGGTCGCTCGTCGGGATCGAGGACCTCTTCTCCGGCCTCGGGCTCGTGACGGGGCTATTGGGCGTCGTGGCGACGCTCGCGCTCGCGGCCATCGGCCACGCCGGCGTGGAGACGATCGACGCGCTCGTCGCCTCCGGAGTTCGTCCCTACCGGGCCGGCCCACGGATCGCGGTGACCGTCGCGGCGGCGAGCGGCATCGCGTTCTGCTGTGCGATCACGGTCTTCGTTCTCGGGACGTTCACCGAGTCGTTTGAGTAGCCGGGCCTCGAGAACGCCTCCCCGTTCCGTTTTACTCGCGAGCGACCGTCACCCGCCCGTCGCTCGTTTCCAGTTCGAACCCGAACTCGCGCAGACAGGCCCGCGTGGAGCCGCCCGACCGGTGGACGAGCACCTCCACGAGGTCGGACGGTTCGTCGATGTCCGTCGCGAGCCGGTGGGAGTCCACCGACTCGAGCGTGGCACCGATCCCGGCGGCGATCTCGCGGTGATCGAGGTACGACGCGCCGTGGTAGTCGACCCGGAACTCGGGATGGCGAACCACCAGTGCGTTCGTCCCGCCGCCACGACCCGGGGCGACGACGACGTCCGCATCGGGTTCGAAAAGTCGCTCGAGCGCGGCCGGCGTCGCGAGCGCGAGATCGGCCATGACGACGGCGACGGCGTCGCTCCCGTCTCCAACCGACTCGAGGCGGGCGTTGACCGCGTCGGTGAGCGGTCGGTCGTCGACCTCGACGGTCACGTCGGCGACGTTGGCCGTGGGGTTGCCGGAGTCGAAGTCGGAATCAGAATCGAAATCGAAATCGAAGTCGAAGTCGAACGCCAGCGCCGACGACAGCGAAAGCGGCGCCGTCGACACTACCGTCGGCTCACACTCCCGGTCGGTCTCCTCGAGCGCCCCGAGCACGTCCGCGAGCATCGCTCGTGCGATCGTCGATCGCTCTTCGGAAGAGAGAACGCCCTCGAGGCGTGTTTTCGGCGACGTCGCGGCGAACGGAACGACGACCTGCATCTGTCGATCCTCTCTCGTACGCGTTCAAAAGCACGTCGGAGTCGATGAAAAAGGCGTTCTCCGGGGCGACCGCCGACGGCGGTGGCGCGGTTCGACCACACCGGGTCGCGTTCGGTACGTGCCCCCCGACACGCGAGCGACCGTCGAGCGCGGTTCGTCGACCTGTGCTGTCTCCGGGTTCGGGTTCGGATTCGAGTTCGGATCCCACGGTCGTCCGGAAACGACCGCGATCACCGTCATCGATTCACGTCCGTGATTCGAGCCGGTGTGCCGAAACGGTATTGCCCGGCGAGAAGCCGCCTCGGCCGCCTCGCCGGCAGTCCCGCTCAGAACAGCGGCTCGAGTTCGTCCTCGTCGTCCTCGACGAGTTCCTCGAGGTTCTCCTCGCTTTCAGACTGGATATCCTCGATGTTGTCCTGGGCCTCGATCGCGACCTGCTGGAGGCGCTTGATGCGCGGAACGTCGGTGACCCCCGAGAGCAAGATTGCGGCCGAGACTTCGGGCTCCTCGCGCGGGAAGTCGCCACCGCGAACTTCCATGCTGCCCGTTTCTTCTTCGAGCCACTTGCGGCCGCGTTCGATGCCTTTCCGGTTGAGATACTCCGAGGGACCGGAGAGGACCAGCAGCGCGCGTTCGGCACCCTCGATCTCACACGGGAGCGTGAGCCGGCCGAGCGCGGCCTTGCGGACGAGGCTCGTGATGCGGTTGGTCGTGTTCGCGGCGTCCAGATCGTCACCCGCGTCGTCCCCGGTAAACCGGGAGAGGAGGCCGCCGCCCGTGTTCAGTTCGACCTCCTCGCTGGCGTAGCCGACCGTCGAGACGCCGCCGCCCGAGAGCGTGTTGATGATCTCGGAGGAGTCGACGACGCTCTCGGCGACCTCCTCGCCGTCGCCGACCTCGCCGGCGCCGAAGAGGACGCCGAACCGACGGACGATTTCCTCGTTGATCTTCTCGTAGCCCCCCTCGACGGACTCGCCGGTCTGTCGCCAGGAGTCGTTGTCGAAGACGAGCAGGTTGTCGACCTCGCGGACGAACGTCTGGAACGAGCGGGCCGCGTTGAGCGTGTAGATGCCACCCTCGTCCGTGCCCGGCAGGACGCCCAGCCCGTAGACGGGGATGGTGTAGATCCGCTTGAGGTGCTTCGCGAGGACGGGCGCACCGCCCGAACCGGTCCCGCCGCCCATCCCGGCGACGACGAGAAACGCGTCGACCTCGTGGGTCGGGATCGCGTCGATCGCGTTCTGGACCTCGTCGATGTCCTCTTCGGCGATTTCCGCGCCGAGTTCGTTGTCCGCTCCGACACCGTGGCCCTTGACCCGGGCCTGGCCGATCAGTACGCGGTTTTCCTGCGGGATCCGCTCGAGACCCATCAGGTCCGCTTTCGCCGAGTTGACGGCGACCGCAGCACGGACGATCCCACTGTTCGTCCGCTCGTCGTACTCGAGAAAGCGGTCTACGATTTTACCACCGGCCTGTCCGAATCCGATCATCGCCAGCTTCATTGTTTGTCAGGGGGCTCCGTTGGGTAGGTAAGAGAGGTATTGAGGACATAAGTCTTTTGATGAGGAAAGTTACTGTCTAAATTCACTGCCGAGAAAACAGGGAGAAGAGACCGTTCTCCGAACGAAACAATCACTATGGACGAAACGTCAAACGAGGGTCGGTCACGTTGTTTATATTATATTTGTTGGCCGCTATCGGTCCCACCAGCCGCTCCCAGGCGGACAGTAAACGACCCCCGACCCACGATTCGTACGGATTGCTGTGATTTACCGGCGCGACCGCAGGACGGCTCGCGGTACCGCCGGGAACGACTTACAGCAGTCCGTATCAGACCGACTCTCGAGGTGTCCCGGAACTAATCGGCTGTGGTTCCAGTCCGAGGTACGCCCCGAGCGTCGTGAGGTCGTCGACGTCCACGCCGAACGCGGTCATATCGTTGCCGGTAACGGTGTTGTCCATCTCGAGCGACCGCGCCTGGTCGGGGCCGAAGGGGACGAACGGCAGCGGGTCCGCCGCCGTCAGGCCGAGTTTCGCCAGCGGCATCGGGATCGGCAGGACGGTGACCG of the Halobiforma lacisalsi AJ5 genome contains:
- the cofC gene encoding 2-phospho-L-lactate guanylyltransferase; amino-acid sequence: MQVVVPFAATSPKTRLEGVLSSEERSTIARAMLADVLGALEETDRECEPTVVSTAPLSLSSALAFDFDFDFDFDSDSDFDSGNPTANVADVTVEVDDRPLTDAVNARLESVGDGSDAVAVVMADLALATPAALERLFEPDADVVVAPGRGGGTNALVVRHPEFRVDYHGASYLDHREIAAGIGATLESVDSHRLATDIDEPSDLVEVLVHRSGGSTRACLREFGFELETSDGRVTVARE
- a CDS encoding tubulin/FtsZ family protein, with the protein product MKLAMIGFGQAGGKIVDRFLEYDERTNSGIVRAAVAVNSAKADLMGLERIPQENRVLIGQARVKGHGVGADNELGAEIAEEDIDEVQNAIDAIPTHEVDAFLVVAGMGGGTGSGGAPVLAKHLKRIYTIPVYGLGVLPGTDEGGIYTLNAARSFQTFVREVDNLLVFDNDSWRQTGESVEGGYEKINEEIVRRFGVLFGAGEVGDGEEVAESVVDSSEIINTLSGGGVSTVGYASEEVELNTGGGLLSRFTGDDAGDDLDAANTTNRITSLVRKAALGRLTLPCEIEGAERALLVLSGPSEYLNRKGIERGRKWLEEETGSMEVRGGDFPREEPEVSAAILLSGVTDVPRIKRLQQVAIEAQDNIEDIQSESEENLEELVEDDEDELEPLF
- the cofG gene encoding 7,8-didemethyl-8-hydroxy-5-deazariboflavin synthase subunit CofG, with the translated sequence MIPGASEYGVDVTVDDAAVDELLEVAPGDVDGASSLTFARNVFVPLTTACRYTCTYCTYFDPPGEASLLSLEEVREICQRGADAGCTEALFTFGDDPDDRYDGIHDQLAEWGHDSIHTYLREACEVALEEGLLPHANPGDQTRDQMAEVADVNASMGVMLETTADVDAHAGPRRKEPGQRLRTIRTAGELDVAFTTGILVGIGEDWRDRAESLLAIRELHERYDHVQEVIVQPVRENDRWSGDTPDLETMRRVTAMARAALPEEVSVQVPPNLTDARELIDCGVDDLGGVSPVTDDHVNPDYEWPALRELEAIAEDAGLPLRERLPVYERFLPPDLRSPAFDGVPAEDAGRDADRKWISPTIHAALTAEDEAGRRYRSVLGTVDR
- a CDS encoding bacteriorhodopsin encodes the protein MTQPEVYESIQNDQALNASFWVNIALAGLVTLLFVYMGRNLEDPRAKLIWVATLMVPLVSISSYTGLASGLTVSFLEMPAGHALAGDEVLTMWGRYLTWTFSTPMILLALGMLAGTNLTKLFTAITADIAMCVTGLAAAMTTSSYALRWFWYFISCTFFLVVLYVLLAEWPRDAEAAGTDEIFGLLRNLTVVLWLGYPIFWALGAEGLAVLDVAITSWAYSILDIGAKYIFAYLLLNWIATNERVIAQQPAGIGTGVEPEPGTGTPAED